One genomic window of Osmia bicornis bicornis chromosome 5, iOsmBic2.1, whole genome shotgun sequence includes the following:
- the LOC114882711 gene encoding probable ATP-dependent RNA helicase DDX52 isoform X2, whose translation MDAYELFRKLSTGVKFDKKRFQTDAERFQLLKKQLESIPKNERKSITTFNDTNCSMISMKRKHNEIEEDRENNDELILLNGISVPKNGNKIKSKKLKISITEEKGLKLKQEKINQFRNQHRISITGSRIPEPISEFIKLSTCYGVSEQLLNNVINCGYVHPTPIQMQAIPIMLQNRQVLACAPTGSGKTAAFLLPIIHRLGGPQKKGFRAVILCPTRELAKQTYRECLRLSEGFNFRIHIISKVNQALHKYGPKSSQKFDILITTPRRIIFLLNQDPPAISFKNVEWLIVDEADKLFEDGTRCFRDQLEIISKACTNEKLCRAMFSATNTPVVTKWCRHNLKGLATVTVGHRNAATDLVEQELLFVGAERGKLVALRNIIQKGVLPPVLVFVQSKERAHELFNELIYDGINVDVIHADRTQSQRDNVVRCFREGKIWVLICTELMARGIDFIGVNLVINYDFPPSVISYVHRIGRTGRAGHRGKAITFFTKQDTTNLRSCCYATVWV comes from the exons atggatGCATATGAACTTTTTCGAAAGCTCTCTACTGGTGTAAAGTTTGACAAAAAACGTTTTCAAACTGATGCAGAAAGATTTCAG CTCCTTAAAAAGCAGCTTGAAAGTATACCTAAGAATGAAAGGAAAAGTATTACAACATTCAATGATACAAACTGTTCAATGATATCCATGAAAAGAAAGCACaatgaaattgaagaagaTAGAGAAAACAATGATGAACTAATATTACTTAATGGAATATCTGTTCCTAAGaatggaaataaaattaaatctaaGAAACTTAAAATATCTATAACAGAAGAGaaaggattaaaattaaaacaggAAAAG ATTAATCAATTCCGAAATCAGCATCGCATAAGCATTACAGGTAGCCGCATACCTGAACCTATTTCAGAATTTATCAAACTATCAACGTGTTATGGTGTATCTGAACAATTATTAAACAATGTTATAAATTGTGGTTATGTGCATCCAACACCGATTCAGATGCAAGCTATACCTATTATGTTACag AATAGACAGGTACTAGCTTGTGCTCCAACTGGATCTGGAAAAACAGCTGCATTTTTGTTACCCATAATTCATCGCTTAGGTGGGCCACAGAAGAAGGGATTTAGAGCTGTTATTTTATGTCCAACAAGAGAATTGGCAAAACAAACATACAGAGAATGTTTGCGTCTTAGCGAAGGTTTTAACTTTAGAATTCATATTATAAGCAAAGTAAATCAAGCGCTACATAAATATGGTCCCAAAAGTTCACAAAAATTTG atatattaattactacaCCAAGAAGAATAATATTCCTTTTAAATCAAGACCCACCAGCTATTTCTTTCAAgaa TGTTGAATGGCTAATTGTGGACGAAGCAGACAAACTTTTCGAAGATGGAACACGATGCTTCAGAGATCAgttagaaataatttcaaaagcatgtacgaatgaaaaattatgtaGGGCAATGTTTAGTGCAACCAATACTCCTGTAGTAACTAAATGGTGTCGCCATAACTTGAAAGGTCTTGCAACAGTTACCGTCGGTCACAg AAATGCTGCAACTGATTTAGTAGAACAAGAACTTTTATTCGTTGGGGCAGAAAGGGGAAAACTTGTAGCACTTCGAAATATCATTCAAAAG GGAGTATTACCGCCTGTTTTGGTTTTTGTCCAAAGTAAAGAAAGAGCTCATGAATTATTTAACGAACTTATATACGATGGAATTAACGTTGATGTTATTCACGCCGACAGAACGCAGTCACag CGAGACAATGTTGTTCGTTGTTTTAGAGAAGGAAAAATATGGGTTTTAATATGTACGGAATTGATGGCAAGAGGCATTGATTTTATAGGTGTAAATCTTGTTATAAATTATGATTTTCCACCATCTGTCATTTCGTATGTTCATAGAATTG GTCGTACCGGTAGGGCTGGACATCGAGGGAAagcaattacattttttactaAACAAGACACTACAAATCTGCGAAG CTGCTGTTATGCGACAGTCTGGGTGTAG
- the LOC114882711 gene encoding probable ATP-dependent RNA helicase DDX52 isoform X1 → MDAYELFRKLSTGVKFDKKRFQTDAERFQLLKKQLESIPKNERKSITTFNDTNCSMISMKRKHNEIEEDRENNDELILLNGISVPKNGNKIKSKKLKISITEEKGLKLKQEKINQFRNQHRISITGSRIPEPISEFIKLSTCYGVSEQLLNNVINCGYVHPTPIQMQAIPIMLQNRQVLACAPTGSGKTAAFLLPIIHRLGGPQKKGFRAVILCPTRELAKQTYRECLRLSEGFNFRIHIISKVNQALHKYGPKSSQKFDILITTPRRIIFLLNQDPPAISFKNVEWLIVDEADKLFEDGTRCFRDQLEIISKACTNEKLCRAMFSATNTPVVTKWCRHNLKGLATVTVGHRNAATDLVEQELLFVGAERGKLVALRNIIQKGVLPPVLVFVQSKERAHELFNELIYDGINVDVIHADRTQSQRDNVVRCFREGKIWVLICTELMARGIDFIGVNLVINYDFPPSVISYVHRIGRTGRAGHRGKAITFFTKQDTTNLRSIAAVMRQSGCSVPDYMLAMKKHSKKEKRKLEHKALVREKISTIPKFKRIRNKERMREFLVKSNTNER, encoded by the exons atggatGCATATGAACTTTTTCGAAAGCTCTCTACTGGTGTAAAGTTTGACAAAAAACGTTTTCAAACTGATGCAGAAAGATTTCAG CTCCTTAAAAAGCAGCTTGAAAGTATACCTAAGAATGAAAGGAAAAGTATTACAACATTCAATGATACAAACTGTTCAATGATATCCATGAAAAGAAAGCACaatgaaattgaagaagaTAGAGAAAACAATGATGAACTAATATTACTTAATGGAATATCTGTTCCTAAGaatggaaataaaattaaatctaaGAAACTTAAAATATCTATAACAGAAGAGaaaggattaaaattaaaacaggAAAAG ATTAATCAATTCCGAAATCAGCATCGCATAAGCATTACAGGTAGCCGCATACCTGAACCTATTTCAGAATTTATCAAACTATCAACGTGTTATGGTGTATCTGAACAATTATTAAACAATGTTATAAATTGTGGTTATGTGCATCCAACACCGATTCAGATGCAAGCTATACCTATTATGTTACag AATAGACAGGTACTAGCTTGTGCTCCAACTGGATCTGGAAAAACAGCTGCATTTTTGTTACCCATAATTCATCGCTTAGGTGGGCCACAGAAGAAGGGATTTAGAGCTGTTATTTTATGTCCAACAAGAGAATTGGCAAAACAAACATACAGAGAATGTTTGCGTCTTAGCGAAGGTTTTAACTTTAGAATTCATATTATAAGCAAAGTAAATCAAGCGCTACATAAATATGGTCCCAAAAGTTCACAAAAATTTG atatattaattactacaCCAAGAAGAATAATATTCCTTTTAAATCAAGACCCACCAGCTATTTCTTTCAAgaa TGTTGAATGGCTAATTGTGGACGAAGCAGACAAACTTTTCGAAGATGGAACACGATGCTTCAGAGATCAgttagaaataatttcaaaagcatgtacgaatgaaaaattatgtaGGGCAATGTTTAGTGCAACCAATACTCCTGTAGTAACTAAATGGTGTCGCCATAACTTGAAAGGTCTTGCAACAGTTACCGTCGGTCACAg AAATGCTGCAACTGATTTAGTAGAACAAGAACTTTTATTCGTTGGGGCAGAAAGGGGAAAACTTGTAGCACTTCGAAATATCATTCAAAAG GGAGTATTACCGCCTGTTTTGGTTTTTGTCCAAAGTAAAGAAAGAGCTCATGAATTATTTAACGAACTTATATACGATGGAATTAACGTTGATGTTATTCACGCCGACAGAACGCAGTCACag CGAGACAATGTTGTTCGTTGTTTTAGAGAAGGAAAAATATGGGTTTTAATATGTACGGAATTGATGGCAAGAGGCATTGATTTTATAGGTGTAAATCTTGTTATAAATTATGATTTTCCACCATCTGTCATTTCGTATGTTCATAGAATTG GTCGTACCGGTAGGGCTGGACATCGAGGGAAagcaattacattttttactaAACAAGACACTACAAATCTGCGAAG TATAGCTGCTGTTATGCGACAGTCTGGGTGTAGTGTTCCTGACTATATGTTGGCTATGAAAAAACatagtaaaaaagaaaaacgaaagcTTGAACATAAAGCTCTTGTTAGAGAAAAAATATCTACCATACCAAAATTTAAACGCATACGtaataaagaaagaatgag aGAATTTCTAGTCAAAAGCAACACGAATGAgagataa
- the LOC114882713 gene encoding protein halfway isoform X2, translated as MQWFAIMMCLYAGVASARTEEDQQTSSSAAITGISSSLLEQCFYQQFSECPNAKITGCSCKKIVLVHNNPEGNAVLCCNLDVQNFESELSCAGFPSNISYIHIRNATLDVFNVSEIRWRRLKSLAITDGRINRVKGQFRMMTPTVCLNLSNNALIEVENNSLTRLAQLTTLDLSYNNLTHLPALNTMNGREFWLDISGTNTLWCHDIYQYINKTGEKQINFNRENETVCSASKTWHWFNTTEQVPLKQVRYLSLLQTECPKGDSWQCQCNFRRLDIVEGKPPTLAVNVDCSGIQITELPEKLPRNTIALNVSYNNITVLDDLSTNPCYEDIREFYADYNNISSINKLEGSKFLDNYALLSLRYNKIKSLPTYILSPNTHDKSFISSRLVKLGGNELHCDCNTAKYLKVWLQTRILDSDEVLCENVKEKVIDLEPSKMCVYPGDWTDYIYYIIATEVVLLISLIAKVSYDYWIFKTAGYLPWPANKMPKLPCDWLCET; from the exons ATGCAGTGGTTTGCCATAATGATGTGCTTATACGCGGGAGTAGCAAGTGCAAGGACAGAAGAAGACCAACAAACGTCTTCGTCAGCTGCAATCACTGGAATTTCTAGTAGTCTTTTAGAACAGTGTTTTTACCAACAATTTAGCGAATGTCCCAATGCTAAAATAACTGGAtgttcttgcaaaaaaattgttcttGTTCACAATAACCCTGAGGGAAATGCGGTACTTTGTTGTAATTTAGATGTACAAAATTTTGAGTCCGAACTTTCCTGTGCAG GATTTCCATCAAATATAtcttatatacatataagaaATGCAACATTAGATGTATTCAATGTAAGCGAAATCCGGTGGAGAAGATTAAAATCACTTGCAATAACCGATGGAAGGATCAATCGAGTGAAAGGACAGTTTCGAATGATGACACCGACGGTATGTTTAAATCTTTCAAATAATGCTCTTATCGAAGTAGAAAACAATTCTCTCACTCGGTTAGCTCAACTTACTACTTTGGATTTATCTTACAACAATCTTACACATTTACCAGCTTTAAATACAATGAATGGTCGTGAATTCTGGCTTGATATTTCag GAACAAATACACTTTGGTGTCATGATATCtatcaatatattaataaaacaggAGAAaagcaaattaattttaatcgagAAAATGAAACTGTATGTTCAGCTAGTAAGACTTGGCATTGGTTCAATACTACAGAACAAGTTCCTCTGAAACAAGTTCGATATCTAAGTTTG TTGCAAACAGAATGCCCTAAAGGAGATAGTTGGCAATGTCAGTGTAATTTCAGACGATTAGATATCGTTGAAGGTAAACCACCGACTTTGGCGGTGAACGTAGATTGTAGTGGAATTCAAATCACTGAATTACCTGAAAAGTTACCTCGTAATACTATAGCATTGAATGTATCATACAACAAC ATTACTGTATTGGATGATCTCAGTACCAATCCATGTTACGAAGACATACGAGAATTTTATGCAGATTATAATAACATATcatctataaataaattagaaggttcaaaatttttagataATTATGCGTTACTTAGTTTACGATACAACAAAATTAAATCt CTTCCAACATACATTTTAAGTCCCAATACTCACGACAAAAGTTTCATCAGTTCCCGTTTAGTGAAATTGGGAGGCAATGAATTACACTGTGATTGTAATACAGCTAAATATTTAAAG GTATGGCTACAAACTCGCATATTAGATTCAGACGAAGTGCTGTGCGAGAatgtaaaggaaaaagttatCGATTTAGAACCTTCAAAAATGTGCGTCTACCCGGGAGATTGGACAGactatatttattatatcatAGCTACAGAAGTGGTCCTTTTAATAAGTCTGATAGCTAAAGTATCTTATGATTACTGGATTTTTAAAACAGCTGGATATCTTCCATGGCCAGCGAACAAAATGCCTAAATTACCCTGTGATTGGTTATGTGAGActtaa
- the LOC114882713 gene encoding protein halfway isoform X1, whose translation MKIFLKCVLIDGVFTDSIAKLYKMKMQWFAIMMCLYAGVASARTEEDQQTSSSAAITGISSSLLEQCFYQQFSECPNAKITGCSCKKIVLVHNNPEGNAVLCCNLDVQNFESELSCAGFPSNISYIHIRNATLDVFNVSEIRWRRLKSLAITDGRINRVKGQFRMMTPTVCLNLSNNALIEVENNSLTRLAQLTTLDLSYNNLTHLPALNTMNGREFWLDISGTNTLWCHDIYQYINKTGEKQINFNRENETVCSASKTWHWFNTTEQVPLKQVRYLSLLQTECPKGDSWQCQCNFRRLDIVEGKPPTLAVNVDCSGIQITELPEKLPRNTIALNVSYNNITVLDDLSTNPCYEDIREFYADYNNISSINKLEGSKFLDNYALLSLRYNKIKSLPTYILSPNTHDKSFISSRLVKLGGNELHCDCNTAKYLKVWLQTRILDSDEVLCENVKEKVIDLEPSKMCVYPGDWTDYIYYIIATEVVLLISLIAKVSYDYWIFKTAGYLPWPANKMPKLPCDWLCET comes from the exons atgaaaattttcttgaaatgtGTTTTAATAGATGGAGTTTTTACTGATTCTATCGCAAAGTTGTACAAGATGAAG ATGCAGTGGTTTGCCATAATGATGTGCTTATACGCGGGAGTAGCAAGTGCAAGGACAGAAGAAGACCAACAAACGTCTTCGTCAGCTGCAATCACTGGAATTTCTAGTAGTCTTTTAGAACAGTGTTTTTACCAACAATTTAGCGAATGTCCCAATGCTAAAATAACTGGAtgttcttgcaaaaaaattgttcttGTTCACAATAACCCTGAGGGAAATGCGGTACTTTGTTGTAATTTAGATGTACAAAATTTTGAGTCCGAACTTTCCTGTGCAG GATTTCCATCAAATATAtcttatatacatataagaaATGCAACATTAGATGTATTCAATGTAAGCGAAATCCGGTGGAGAAGATTAAAATCACTTGCAATAACCGATGGAAGGATCAATCGAGTGAAAGGACAGTTTCGAATGATGACACCGACGGTATGTTTAAATCTTTCAAATAATGCTCTTATCGAAGTAGAAAACAATTCTCTCACTCGGTTAGCTCAACTTACTACTTTGGATTTATCTTACAACAATCTTACACATTTACCAGCTTTAAATACAATGAATGGTCGTGAATTCTGGCTTGATATTTCag GAACAAATACACTTTGGTGTCATGATATCtatcaatatattaataaaacaggAGAAaagcaaattaattttaatcgagAAAATGAAACTGTATGTTCAGCTAGTAAGACTTGGCATTGGTTCAATACTACAGAACAAGTTCCTCTGAAACAAGTTCGATATCTAAGTTTG TTGCAAACAGAATGCCCTAAAGGAGATAGTTGGCAATGTCAGTGTAATTTCAGACGATTAGATATCGTTGAAGGTAAACCACCGACTTTGGCGGTGAACGTAGATTGTAGTGGAATTCAAATCACTGAATTACCTGAAAAGTTACCTCGTAATACTATAGCATTGAATGTATCATACAACAAC ATTACTGTATTGGATGATCTCAGTACCAATCCATGTTACGAAGACATACGAGAATTTTATGCAGATTATAATAACATATcatctataaataaattagaaggttcaaaatttttagataATTATGCGTTACTTAGTTTACGATACAACAAAATTAAATCt CTTCCAACATACATTTTAAGTCCCAATACTCACGACAAAAGTTTCATCAGTTCCCGTTTAGTGAAATTGGGAGGCAATGAATTACACTGTGATTGTAATACAGCTAAATATTTAAAG GTATGGCTACAAACTCGCATATTAGATTCAGACGAAGTGCTGTGCGAGAatgtaaaggaaaaagttatCGATTTAGAACCTTCAAAAATGTGCGTCTACCCGGGAGATTGGACAGactatatttattatatcatAGCTACAGAAGTGGTCCTTTTAATAAGTCTGATAGCTAAAGTATCTTATGATTACTGGATTTTTAAAACAGCTGGATATCTTCCATGGCCAGCGAACAAAATGCCTAAATTACCCTGTGATTGGTTATGTGAGActtaa
- the LOC114882713 gene encoding protein halfway isoform X3 produces the protein MKIFLKCVLIDGVFTDSIAKLYKMKMQWFAIMMCLYAGVASARTEEDQQTSSSAAITGISSSLLEQCFYQQFSECPNAKITGCSCKKIVLVHNNPEGNAVLCCNLDVQNFESELSCAGFPSNISYIHIRNATLDVFNVSEIRWRRLKSLAITDGRINRVKGQFRMMTPTVCLNLSNNALIEVENNSLTRLAQLTTLDLSYNNLTHLPALNTMNGREFWLDISGTNTLWCHDIYQYINKTGEKQINFNRENETVCSASKTWHWFNTTEQVPLKQVRYLSLITVLDDLSTNPCYEDIREFYADYNNISSINKLEGSKFLDNYALLSLRYNKIKSLPTYILSPNTHDKSFISSRLVKLGGNELHCDCNTAKYLKVWLQTRILDSDEVLCENVKEKVIDLEPSKMCVYPGDWTDYIYYIIATEVVLLISLIAKVSYDYWIFKTAGYLPWPANKMPKLPCDWLCET, from the exons atgaaaattttcttgaaatgtGTTTTAATAGATGGAGTTTTTACTGATTCTATCGCAAAGTTGTACAAGATGAAG ATGCAGTGGTTTGCCATAATGATGTGCTTATACGCGGGAGTAGCAAGTGCAAGGACAGAAGAAGACCAACAAACGTCTTCGTCAGCTGCAATCACTGGAATTTCTAGTAGTCTTTTAGAACAGTGTTTTTACCAACAATTTAGCGAATGTCCCAATGCTAAAATAACTGGAtgttcttgcaaaaaaattgttcttGTTCACAATAACCCTGAGGGAAATGCGGTACTTTGTTGTAATTTAGATGTACAAAATTTTGAGTCCGAACTTTCCTGTGCAG GATTTCCATCAAATATAtcttatatacatataagaaATGCAACATTAGATGTATTCAATGTAAGCGAAATCCGGTGGAGAAGATTAAAATCACTTGCAATAACCGATGGAAGGATCAATCGAGTGAAAGGACAGTTTCGAATGATGACACCGACGGTATGTTTAAATCTTTCAAATAATGCTCTTATCGAAGTAGAAAACAATTCTCTCACTCGGTTAGCTCAACTTACTACTTTGGATTTATCTTACAACAATCTTACACATTTACCAGCTTTAAATACAATGAATGGTCGTGAATTCTGGCTTGATATTTCag GAACAAATACACTTTGGTGTCATGATATCtatcaatatattaataaaacaggAGAAaagcaaattaattttaatcgagAAAATGAAACTGTATGTTCAGCTAGTAAGACTTGGCATTGGTTCAATACTACAGAACAAGTTCCTCTGAAACAAGTTCGATATCTAAGTTTG ATTACTGTATTGGATGATCTCAGTACCAATCCATGTTACGAAGACATACGAGAATTTTATGCAGATTATAATAACATATcatctataaataaattagaaggttcaaaatttttagataATTATGCGTTACTTAGTTTACGATACAACAAAATTAAATCt CTTCCAACATACATTTTAAGTCCCAATACTCACGACAAAAGTTTCATCAGTTCCCGTTTAGTGAAATTGGGAGGCAATGAATTACACTGTGATTGTAATACAGCTAAATATTTAAAG GTATGGCTACAAACTCGCATATTAGATTCAGACGAAGTGCTGTGCGAGAatgtaaaggaaaaagttatCGATTTAGAACCTTCAAAAATGTGCGTCTACCCGGGAGATTGGACAGactatatttattatatcatAGCTACAGAAGTGGTCCTTTTAATAAGTCTGATAGCTAAAGTATCTTATGATTACTGGATTTTTAAAACAGCTGGATATCTTCCATGGCCAGCGAACAAAATGCCTAAATTACCCTGTGATTGGTTATGTGAGActtaa